In one window of Myxococcus virescens DNA:
- a CDS encoding iron-containing alcohol dehydrogenase: MKPFDIPSEPRVTEMAWPTRIVFGAGALLRLPAQAQRLGIRRPLLVTDAGVVKAGLAARVADVLKTAGLACEVFDRVEPNPTERDVFAGLEAYRSHSCDGIVALGGGSALDAGKLIQLLTTHEPPLSRYDDAKGGDQYVRDDLPPLIAIPTTAGTGSEVGRSGVVTLEDTGRKTVIFSPHLLPRAAICDPELTLGLPPGITAATGMDAFTHCLEAYLAHGFHPLADAVAIDGIYRVGRSLETAVRDGKDLAARTDMMVAAMEGAMAFQKGLGACHALAHALTPVSNVHHGLANAIVLPVVMEFNRAVCTARLARVAVALGDTTQAREEVLAGNAIDRVRKLNAAVGIPSRLRDAGVQEKDLERIAEKAFQDASHLSNPRKVSQADLLALAREAY, from the coding sequence ATGAAGCCGTTCGACATTCCCTCCGAGCCGCGCGTCACCGAGATGGCGTGGCCCACGCGCATCGTCTTCGGCGCCGGCGCGCTGCTGCGCCTTCCCGCGCAGGCCCAGCGTCTGGGCATCCGGCGCCCGCTGCTGGTGACGGACGCGGGCGTGGTGAAGGCGGGGCTGGCCGCGCGCGTGGCGGACGTGCTCAAGACGGCGGGACTGGCCTGTGAAGTCTTCGACCGCGTGGAGCCCAACCCCACCGAGCGCGACGTCTTCGCGGGCCTGGAGGCGTACCGGAGCCACTCCTGCGACGGCATCGTCGCGCTGGGGGGCGGCAGCGCCCTGGACGCGGGCAAGCTGATTCAGCTCCTCACCACGCACGAGCCGCCGCTCAGCCGCTACGACGACGCGAAGGGCGGCGACCAGTACGTGCGCGATGACCTGCCGCCGCTCATTGCGATTCCCACCACCGCGGGCACCGGCTCCGAGGTGGGGCGCTCGGGCGTGGTGACGCTGGAGGACACGGGCCGCAAGACGGTCATCTTCAGTCCGCACCTGCTGCCGCGCGCCGCCATCTGCGACCCGGAGCTGACGCTGGGGCTGCCGCCGGGAATCACCGCGGCCACGGGCATGGACGCCTTCACGCATTGCCTGGAGGCCTACCTGGCCCATGGCTTCCACCCGCTGGCGGACGCGGTGGCCATTGACGGCATCTACCGCGTGGGCCGCTCGCTGGAGACGGCGGTGCGCGACGGCAAGGACCTGGCCGCACGCACGGACATGATGGTGGCGGCGATGGAGGGCGCCATGGCCTTCCAGAAGGGCCTGGGGGCCTGCCACGCGCTGGCCCACGCGCTCACGCCGGTGTCCAACGTGCACCACGGCCTGGCGAATGCCATCGTCCTGCCCGTGGTGATGGAGTTCAACCGCGCGGTCTGCACGGCGCGGCTGGCCCGGGTCGCGGTGGCGCTGGGGGACACGACGCAGGCGCGCGAAGAGGTGCTCGCGGGCAACGCCATCGACCGGGTGCGCAAGCTCAACGCGGCGGTGGGCATTCCCTCGAGGCTGCGCGACGCGGGCGTCCAGGAGAAGGACCTGGAGCGGATTGCCGAGAAGGCCTTCCAGGATGCCTCGCACCTGAGCAACCCGCGGAAGGTGTCGCAGGCGGACCTGCTCGCCCTGGCGCGCGAGGCTTACTGA
- a CDS encoding glutamine synthetase family protein produces the protein MPTRPKAKVLTHPAMARRVRGKASRAPARGPALRDAASVDTLRRWLDEKGIQKVKVGAVDVDGVWRGKYISLEKFLSAAKGGLGFCDVVFGWDLSDDLLDNTQVTGWHTGYPDAHAKVDLTTGRVIPWEPDTAAFLLDFENPDGTPFEASPRQLLQKVAARARSLGYLPRFGAEYEFFIFKEQPQSLRDKDFQGLTPLTPGMFGYSWLRASLNAPLVHALIDGCNAFGLGIEGFHTETGPGVFEAAICYDDIEKSADKAALFKTVVKEICARHGVTACFMAKVDAKLPGCSGHVHQSLWDLDGEQNLFHDAKAPHGMSKLLRHYIGGQVALMPELTALYWPTINSYKRSVENTWAPTTVTWGLENRTTAIRVIGESAKAMRLEYRQLGADMNAYIGMAVSLAAGLWGIENEVEPPAPCEANAYAKRDAPPLPRNLKDAVALLKGSERARELLGDGFVDHFVRTREWEVRQYERAVTNWELERYLELI, from the coding sequence ATGCCGACCCGACCCAAGGCGAAGGTCCTGACCCACCCTGCCATGGCTCGCCGGGTTCGCGGCAAGGCCTCGCGTGCTCCGGCGCGAGGCCCGGCGCTGCGGGACGCGGCGAGCGTGGACACGCTGCGCCGCTGGCTGGATGAGAAGGGCATCCAGAAGGTGAAGGTGGGCGCGGTGGACGTCGATGGCGTCTGGCGCGGCAAGTACATCTCCCTGGAGAAGTTCCTCAGCGCCGCCAAGGGCGGCCTGGGCTTCTGTGATGTCGTCTTCGGCTGGGACTTGAGCGACGACCTGCTCGACAACACCCAGGTGACGGGCTGGCACACCGGTTACCCGGATGCCCACGCGAAGGTGGACCTGACCACCGGCCGCGTCATTCCCTGGGAGCCGGATACCGCGGCGTTCCTGCTCGACTTCGAAAACCCCGACGGCACGCCTTTCGAGGCGAGCCCCCGGCAGTTGCTCCAGAAGGTGGCCGCCCGCGCGCGCTCGCTGGGGTACCTGCCGCGCTTCGGCGCGGAGTACGAGTTCTTCATCTTCAAGGAGCAGCCGCAGAGCCTGCGCGACAAGGACTTCCAGGGGCTGACGCCGCTGACGCCGGGCATGTTCGGCTATTCGTGGCTGCGCGCCTCGCTCAATGCGCCGCTGGTGCATGCGCTCATCGACGGATGCAACGCGTTCGGCCTGGGCATCGAGGGCTTCCATACGGAGACGGGGCCGGGCGTCTTCGAGGCGGCCATCTGCTACGACGACATCGAGAAGTCGGCGGACAAGGCCGCGCTCTTCAAGACGGTGGTGAAGGAGATTTGCGCCCGCCACGGCGTCACCGCGTGCTTCATGGCGAAGGTGGACGCGAAGCTGCCGGGGTGCTCGGGGCACGTCCACCAGTCGCTGTGGGACTTGGACGGGGAGCAGAACCTCTTCCACGACGCGAAGGCGCCCCACGGCATGAGCAAGCTGCTGCGCCACTACATCGGCGGGCAGGTGGCGCTGATGCCGGAGCTCACCGCGCTCTACTGGCCCACCATCAACAGCTACAAGCGCAGCGTGGAGAACACCTGGGCGCCCACCACCGTGACGTGGGGCCTGGAGAACCGCACCACCGCCATCCGCGTCATCGGTGAGAGCGCCAAGGCGATGCGCCTGGAGTACCGGCAGCTGGGCGCGGACATGAACGCGTACATCGGCATGGCGGTCAGCCTGGCCGCGGGCCTGTGGGGCATCGAAAACGAGGTGGAGCCGCCCGCTCCCTGTGAGGCCAACGCCTACGCGAAGCGCGACGCGCCGCCCTTGCCCCGCAACCTCAAGGACGCGGTGGCGCTGCTGAAGGGCAGCGAGCGCGCGCGGGAGTTGCTGGGCGACGGCTTCGTGGACCACTTCGTCCGCACGCGCGAGTGGGAGGTGCGTCAGTACGAGCGCGCCGTCACCAACTGGGAGTTGGAGCGTTACCTGGAGCTCATCTGA
- a CDS encoding glutamine amidotransferase: MRQPTAVKNVLLLKAGDAAEAVRVSVGDYDRWFLQAIGLSGYRFDIVLAHRGAPLPTRADGYDAVMMTGSPLSVTALEPWMKRAADFMVEAGERGTPVLGVCFGQQLLAHAYGGRVSRNPQGRETGSVEVTLTEAGKQDPLFDGVPERFIAQATHEDIVSHLPDGAQVLAGNANTAAQALAFRPTVRGVQFHPEAGVDTLRAVIEARWEGLERDSVARGAAPGEYVRQLLAGLTPSPAGRRILLNFLERFT; the protein is encoded by the coding sequence ATGCGGCAACCTACGGCGGTGAAGAACGTCCTCTTGCTGAAAGCCGGTGACGCGGCCGAGGCCGTGCGCGTCTCCGTCGGCGATTACGACCGGTGGTTTCTGCAAGCCATCGGACTGTCCGGCTACCGCTTCGACATCGTGCTGGCGCACCGGGGCGCCCCCTTGCCCACGCGCGCGGATGGCTACGACGCGGTGATGATGACGGGCTCGCCGCTGTCGGTGACGGCGCTCGAGCCGTGGATGAAGCGCGCCGCGGACTTCATGGTGGAGGCCGGTGAGCGGGGCACGCCCGTGCTGGGCGTGTGCTTCGGCCAGCAACTCCTGGCGCATGCGTATGGCGGCCGCGTCTCGCGCAATCCCCAGGGGCGGGAGACGGGCAGCGTCGAGGTGACGCTCACCGAGGCCGGCAAGCAGGACCCACTCTTCGACGGCGTGCCGGAGCGCTTCATCGCGCAGGCGACGCACGAGGACATCGTCTCGCACCTCCCCGACGGCGCGCAGGTGCTTGCGGGCAACGCGAACACCGCCGCGCAGGCGCTGGCCTTCCGCCCCACCGTGCGCGGCGTGCAGTTCCATCCAGAGGCCGGCGTGGACACCCTTCGCGCCGTCATCGAGGCCCGCTGGGAGGGCCTGGAGCGGGACTCCGTGGCGCGAGGCGCCGCGCCCGGCGAATACGTCCGTCAGCTCCTGGCGGGCCTCACGCCCTCTCCCGCAGGCCGCAGAATCCTGCTGAACTTCCTCGAGCGCTTCACCTGA
- a CDS encoding AI-2E family transporter: MSQQPSDTTASANRRKRLLLLGVLWLSLALVLLAFRSVVMPFAGAALIAYLVQPLVGRISRVKVAGRPVPRWTALLLIYAGFFVGVYLFIVALVPQLYRELSRVSREAVTFANTLTPEHVQELAQRAETWLSTRGIPVALSNRALEGADAGSSNGTFGFALDLEQFLGDAVKRVSILVQENLGDIVNVSRSIVTSVAAGVFMLFFVLMVAAFFSIDAQAIRHYFGTLIPPEYATDARQLLERIDRSLSGVVRGQVTICIVNGILTFMGLLLFGVKFAFLLATIATFFSLIPIFGTILSSVPIVLIALADGFQKGLAILAWIIGIHAVEAYFLNPKIMGQAAHLHPVIVAFSLIAGERLFGLVGALFAVPVASVLVACFDYARLKAQPAPAVALASPGVLPAERQPPAA, from the coding sequence ATGTCGCAGCAGCCTTCGGACACCACCGCCTCCGCCAACCGACGCAAGCGCCTGCTCCTCTTGGGAGTGTTGTGGCTGAGCCTGGCGCTGGTCCTGTTGGCCTTCCGCTCGGTGGTCATGCCCTTCGCGGGCGCCGCGCTCATCGCCTACCTGGTGCAGCCGCTGGTGGGGCGCATCTCCCGGGTGAAGGTGGCCGGCCGGCCGGTGCCGCGCTGGACGGCGCTGCTGCTCATCTACGCCGGCTTCTTCGTGGGCGTGTACCTCTTCATCGTCGCGCTGGTGCCGCAGCTCTACCGCGAGCTGTCCCGCGTCAGCCGTGAGGCGGTGACGTTCGCCAACACGCTCACCCCGGAGCACGTCCAGGAGCTCGCGCAGCGCGCGGAGACGTGGCTCAGCACACGAGGCATTCCGGTGGCGCTCTCCAACCGCGCGCTGGAGGGCGCGGACGCGGGGAGCAGCAACGGCACCTTCGGCTTCGCGCTGGATTTGGAGCAGTTCCTGGGGGACGCGGTGAAGCGCGTGTCCATCCTGGTGCAGGAGAACCTGGGCGACATCGTCAACGTGTCCCGCAGCATCGTCACCAGCGTGGCCGCGGGCGTGTTCATGCTCTTCTTCGTGCTGATGGTGGCCGCGTTCTTCTCCATCGACGCGCAGGCCATCCGCCACTACTTCGGCACGCTGATTCCGCCGGAGTACGCCACCGACGCGCGGCAACTGCTGGAGCGCATCGACCGCTCGTTGTCCGGCGTGGTGCGCGGGCAGGTCACCATCTGCATCGTCAACGGCATCCTGACGTTCATGGGGCTGCTGCTGTTCGGCGTGAAGTTCGCCTTCCTGCTGGCGACCATCGCCACCTTCTTCAGCCTCATCCCGATTTTCGGCACCATCCTCAGCTCGGTGCCCATCGTCCTCATCGCGCTGGCGGACGGCTTCCAGAAGGGGCTGGCGATTCTCGCGTGGATCATCGGCATCCACGCGGTCGAGGCGTACTTCCTCAACCCCAAAATCATGGGGCAGGCGGCGCACCTGCACCCCGTCATCGTCGCCTTCTCCCTCATCGCCGGAGAGCGGCTCTTCGGACTGGTGGGCGCCCTCTTCGCGGTGCCCGTGGCGTCCGTCCTGGTGGCGTGCTTCGACTACGCACGGCTCAAGGCCCAGCCCGCGCCCGCGGTGGCCCTGGCCTCGCCCGGAGTGCTGCCCGCTGAACGTCAGCCGCCCGCCGCCTGA
- the rho gene encoding transcription termination factor Rho has product MRKARTSREKAADTDVAVEADTEKPRRKRAAKTVERDEAEKPAPRARRSAARRDEEPGAEVEEAPAEPPRPVLTPISRPVRDDDLQEARISGESEEPAASLPPPPESPETPAITEVTRDGEPMQVIKLNDLKRMKITDLSKMAHDVGIEGYQGLKKQDLIFALLGGIADKRFEVHAEGVLELLSDGFGFLRSADSDYQPSPDDIYVSPSQVRRFNLRPGDTVTGPIRQPREGERFFALQKVDKVNFADPMSDAARERILFDNLTPLYPTRKLKLEHESSEMTTRIIDMFCPIGLGQRCLIVAPPKAGKTVLLQNIAHAISRNHPDVYLIVLLVDERPEEVTDMERSVRGEVVSSTFDEPATRHVQVAEMVIDKAKRLVEQKYDVCILLDSITRLARAYNTVVPASGKILSGGVDANALHKPKRFFGAARNIEEGGSLTIIGTALIDTGSRMDEVIFEEFKGTGNSEIVLDRKLMEKRIFPTLDINKSGTRKEELLLGPGDLVRITALRQVLHPFTPIDAMEFVLKHMRPTASNADFLGSMNR; this is encoded by the coding sequence GGAGCGGGACGAGGCCGAGAAGCCCGCCCCGCGCGCCCGCCGCAGCGCCGCCCGCCGCGACGAAGAGCCCGGCGCCGAGGTCGAGGAGGCCCCCGCCGAGCCCCCCCGTCCGGTGCTCACCCCCATCTCCCGCCCGGTGCGGGACGACGACCTCCAGGAAGCTCGTATCTCCGGCGAGTCCGAAGAGCCGGCCGCCTCCCTGCCGCCTCCTCCGGAGTCCCCTGAGACTCCCGCCATCACGGAAGTCACCCGGGATGGCGAGCCCATGCAGGTCATCAAGCTCAATGACCTGAAGCGGATGAAGATCACCGACCTCTCGAAGATGGCCCACGACGTGGGCATCGAGGGGTACCAGGGCCTGAAGAAGCAGGACCTCATCTTCGCGCTGCTGGGCGGCATCGCCGACAAGCGCTTCGAGGTCCACGCGGAGGGCGTGCTGGAGCTGCTCAGCGACGGCTTCGGCTTCCTGCGCAGCGCGGACAGCGACTACCAGCCCAGCCCGGACGACATCTACGTGTCCCCGTCGCAGGTGCGCCGCTTCAACCTGCGCCCCGGCGACACGGTGACGGGCCCCATCCGCCAGCCCCGCGAGGGCGAGCGCTTCTTCGCGCTCCAGAAGGTGGACAAGGTCAACTTCGCGGACCCGATGTCGGACGCGGCGCGCGAGCGCATCCTGTTCGACAACCTCACGCCGCTCTATCCGACGCGCAAGCTCAAGCTGGAGCATGAGTCGTCGGAGATGACCACGCGCATCATCGACATGTTCTGCCCCATCGGCCTGGGCCAGCGCTGCCTCATCGTGGCGCCGCCGAAGGCCGGCAAGACGGTGCTGCTGCAGAACATCGCGCACGCCATCAGCCGCAACCACCCGGACGTGTACCTCATCGTGCTGCTCGTGGATGAGCGCCCGGAAGAGGTGACGGACATGGAGCGCAGCGTGCGCGGCGAGGTGGTGTCCTCCACCTTCGACGAGCCCGCCACGCGCCACGTGCAGGTGGCGGAGATGGTCATCGACAAGGCCAAGCGCCTGGTCGAGCAGAAGTACGACGTCTGCATCCTGCTGGACTCCATCACCCGTCTGGCGCGCGCCTACAACACGGTGGTGCCCGCGTCCGGCAAGATTCTGTCCGGCGGCGTGGACGCCAACGCGCTCCACAAGCCCAAGCGCTTCTTCGGCGCCGCGCGCAACATCGAAGAGGGTGGCTCGCTGACCATCATCGGCACCGCGCTCATCGACACCGGCAGCCGCATGGACGAAGTCATCTTCGAGGAGTTCAAGGGCACGGGTAACTCCGAAATCGTCCTGGACCGGAAGCTGATGGAGAAGCGCATCTTCCCGACGCTGGACATCAACAAGTCCGGTACGCGCAAGGAGGAGCTGCTGCTCGGCCCGGGCGACCTGGTGCGCATCACCGCCCTGCGGCAGGTGCTCCACCCGTTCACCCCCATCGACGCGATGGAGTTCGTGCTCAAACACATGCGGCCCACCGCGTCGAATGCGGACTTCCTCGGGTCGATGAACCGGTAG